Sequence from the Nerophis ophidion isolate RoL-2023_Sa linkage group LG10, RoL_Noph_v1.0, whole genome shotgun sequence genome:
aagttacgtaccgtgagtttttttcttcatctatGGATCCAACATGCTTCCTCTTAAGGTGCTCCCGAAGCGATGTCGTACTTCCGTGCCACGCGAGGTCGACgctgcacgttttgcaggaaactgtcttctttgcAGTGTTTAGGGTGATGAATTCCCACACTTTTAACGACTTGGGTCTTTTCTCCATTGCAATTACACTATCgctatttgcacctggctcgctgacaacaagctatccatacacttaggtaaaacagaatccatcctatttgggtcccatatcaaacttaagaaggtcagtgacttcactataaaagtgggtaacattgttatcaccaggaaggatgagatcacctacctaggttccattctagaggctaatctttcctgtgataaaatggcaaccaaggtgatcaaaaaggtcaaccaaagaacgagattcctctacagaatctcctctctggtcaacaaaagcaccttgaggattctagcgggaactctcattcaacccttcttcgattacgcttgcacctcctggtaccccagcacctccaaaaccctcaaatctcgactccaaacatcccagaataagctagtccggttacttttagacctccaccccagatcacacctcactccaacccacttctccaaagtgggctggctcagggtggaggacagagtaaaacaacttgcactgagcctagtctataaaatccactacacctccctgataccgaagtacatgtcaaactacttccttaacgtaaatgaccgccataacctcAACACCAGGggcagctccacaaaccacgttaaacccagattccgatctaacaaaggtcttaactcattctctttctatgccacatcaatgtggaatgcactcccaacaggtataaaagtaagtgcatctctatattccttcaaaagcgctctaaaacaacacctccaggcaacttcaacactttactaataccctcctccattcacatcccatctccccggattgtaaacaactcaaatgtacttctaatgtatatacttgttcttatgctatgtgaactcactatgttctctgctggctgtacatatcctactaaataagacctacactgtttcaatgtccacatttctctgttgatgcaattgttgatgactgaagttctgatatcaaccaaaactcctcatcccacccccggattgtaaataatgtaaataattcaatgtacatactatgatgattaacttgtgtgatgactgtattatgttgatagtatatatttgtaccatgaattgatgaaggtggaccccgacttaaacaagtttagtggtcaattgtacggaatatgtacttaactgtgcaatctagtaataaaagtatcaatcaatcaatcgctcCTGTTTCCCTCCaccatttttcgaatgtttccagacaatgacgtgagctgcacatgacacatcattggctggcttactgccgcctccctggcgctgttttgtactaaTTTgtgcttattttgattattgtttttcagctttttgtaaatgttgcagttcctaaataaaggtttaggaaagaacgaaaggaaaaaaaattaaaacatttttggaaaaaaaaaagagcctcggcacatgcgcattgcatacattcaatgaatcgatgactaaattaatcgccaacaattttttataatcgattttaatcggtTTAATCGACTAGTTGTTGCAGCCcttgtaattagacacatttactcggataattctggaagatcccttatctgcttattgttttaatagtgttttagtgagattgtaaagacatacctcaaagtcggatggctgcggtgaacacgccagtgtctcagagagaagccgaggagccaagctcacagctgctttttttgacggctactgcaggaggacgaataatccactgatgtctccggtaagatatacatcacaattttcccatccaaaaacaggctggttgacgtagagaaacatgttcgcttgaccgctctgtgttaaagcttcacaacaaacaaagaaacaccggctgtgtctcggtgctaaagacagctgcaatacaccgctttccactaacagcattgttctttatagtctccaatattaattgaacaaattgcaaaagattcagcaacacagatgtccaaattactgtgtaattatgcgatgaaaagagacgacgtttagccgtaagtggtgctgagctagtatgtcccctccaaccaataacgtcacaaacacacgtcatcatttcgcgacgttttcaacaagaaactccgcgggaaatttaaaattgtaatttagtaaactaaagcggccgtattggcatgtgttgcaatgttaagcgttcatcattgatatataaactatcagactgcgtggtcggtagtagtgggtttcagtaggcctttaaatattgggCAGGACCAATAGCAGTGAGGTGTTAGGGGGTTGCGAGGAGGAGTTATCTGAGTATACGCAAGCCTTCAGCTAGGGAGCAGCGGTACAAAAACTAATTGACAGGCTGCCTTTTGGAAAAATGTCTGCCCCTGGGTGGCGCCTGACAGAAAATAAATGCAAACTCCTGCATAAATTCAAGCATTGCCTCTACCTGCAGCATCTTGTCCGGGCTGGCCTCGATGCCCGGCGGCATGTTGCTGGGGTCAAAGGCCAGCTGCTCCACCTCTGCAAAGTAATTGACTGGGTTCCTGTTCAGGACCATTTTGCCCACAGGGATCAACGGGTATTCCTTATGCGACCAAACCTGAAAAATATGAAAGTGAGATGTGGTCAAAATTTACAAAGAAAAAGTTGTCAGCTACACTTTAAGTCACGCATGTACCTTAGTGAGGTCAAACGGGTTGAACTGGAACTTCTCCGCCTGCTCAAACGTCATGACCTGTATGTAGAAGGTCCAGGACGGGAAGTTGCCATTAGCGATGGCGTTGAAGAGGTCTCCTATGGCGTAGTCTGGATTGGTGGAAACTAGGCGGTCTGCCTCCTCCACAGACATATTCTTTATCCCCTGGTCAGTCTGACAAAAAGGGATCAGAGTCAGCATGCTTGTTGAGGAGCATTTCTACTGTCAGCTGACGGTTCCTAAGACCTTGTAGTGGAACTTGCAGTACACCAACTCTCCATCGGCGTTGACCAGTTTGAAGGTGTGTGAGCCGTAGCCATTCATGTGACGAAAGCCATCCGGCAAACCTCGATCACTGAAAAGGAAAGAGACCTGCACGGAGACGCAAATACACAAGTCACATTCGACCTCAACCATTCCCACCATAGCTTCACGCTTGCAGCTACCTGATGGAGACTCTCGGGTCTCAGACTCCAGAAGTCCCACACCATGTCCGGGTCCTTCATATGGGTCTGAGGATTGCGCTTCTGCGAGTGGATGAAGGACGGGAACTGTGGGGGAATGAGGGATTTAAAAGACAATAAGATGACTCGCAAGCGTACATGTGGAAGAGTCCATCTTCATGTCTGCTGATGTTGCCTCAACTCACCAACATGGCGTCTTTGATGAAAAAAATGGGTGTGTTGTTGCCTGTCAGGTCCCAGTTGCCCTCGTCGGTGTAAAACTTGACTGCAAAGCCTCGGGGATCCCGCACTGTGTCCGCTGATCCGGACTCTCCCGCTGAAATAAAGTTAATAGGCATATTGTTCAATAGTAGTAGATTTAATCTGGTGTTGGGTATGTGCTAACAAACTTATATATGGGGTCAAAACAGTGCCAAAATCCGTGCATGTAAAAACCACTCTGTGTGTCCTTTCCGTACCCGGACTCATTTTACATCTCTAGTAAGACTGGACAATTATTCCAATTTTATTTTCGATTTTGGTTATGGCTTCTCACGATTAGGAAAATACAACAATCGGAAAAAACGATTAATGGGCCGCGCAACTTGCATTCAAATTCCGGAGCTTGTGACGGTGAAACAGATGAGGAGCGAATGAGTGAGAAAAGAACATGTCTACGAAAAGTTTGgaataataatataaaacaaatacatgcacctggggataggttgattggcaacactaaattgtccctagtgtgtgaatgtgagtgtgaatgttgtctgtctatctgtgttggccctgcgatgaggtggcgacttgtccagggtgtaccccgccttccgcccgattgtagctgagataggcgccagcgccccccgcgaccccgaaagggaataagcggtagaaaatggatggatggatgggctgtacttgtatagcgcttttctaccttcaaggtactcaaagcgctttgacactacttccacatttacccattcaaacacacattcacacactgatggagggagctgccatgcaaggcgccaaccagcacccatcaggagcaagggtgaagtgtcttgctcaggacacaacggacgtgacgaggttggtactaggtgggatttgaaccagggcccctcgggttgcgcacggccactctcccactgcgccacgccgtcccttttacaGAGCTAGTATGCCTAATCAATCTTtactaaactcaacaaaaaagtaAGGCACGATTTCTGCATTCCCGTAACCGTGGTcggtagggctgcgaatctttgggtgtcccacgatttgattcaatattgattcttggggtcacgattcgataatatatcgattttttcgattcaaggtGATTCTtggttcaaaaacgatatttttccgattcaaaacgattctgtattcattcaatacatagatttcagcaggatctaccccagtctgctgacatgctggcagagaagtagttttttttaataagcttttataattgtaaaggacaatgttttatcaactgattgcaataatgtaaatttgttttgactattaaacgaaccaaaaatatgacttattttatctttgtgaaaaaagtgttgtccagcttatgagatgccatgcaagtgtaagccactgtgacactattgttcttttttttatttttataaatgtctaatgataatgtcaatgagggatttttaatcactgctatgctgaaattataactaatattgatactgttgttgataatattcatttttgttttgctacttttggtttgttctgtgttgtgtttgtgtctcctcaattgctctgtttattgcaggtctgagtgttgctggctcaggtttggttttggaattggattgcattgttatggtattgctgtgtagtggtttgttggattgatgaaaaaaaaaaaatcgatgtttttaaaaatgagaatcgattctgaatcgcacaacgtatttgattcgatcCGTATTCGAAATGACTTTTACCCACACCCCTAGTGGACGGAGGCACATAATTGGCCAATACAAGGGAATGCGCTGATAAACGTAAAAACAATATCaaggaaattgacataaatgtaagtGAAATTTTATTGTGAGGAGAGGAAACATTTTCCCCTttttcgttagtttttaagccaaaatgaatCCCTGTCCACACacggtgtctgcttgtaagtactttgtGCGTGTGTACGTTACCGAACATGATCCTGTGCTCATAacaccagcaatgtcacaacgcgATGACGGCGCACCGTGAcgcccattaaaaaaaaagtactggtattttttagagacagtatagtaccgtttttaattcattagtaccacagtactttattagtaccggtataccgtacaaccctagttgctACAGTTTATACAGATTCAAGACATCAATCAGTCAATGCGTTTCCATTACCTCTAGAAATGCGCAAAACCTAAATATCGCAATGAGAAACTGGTAATGGATACACCCATATTTCGAAAAACTTCTGAAATATCGTTGACACATTTTTGCGCTCTCATCTATTGGTTGTTGAGAAGTTTCGATATTGAAGTGTTTGGCAAAAGCATGATGGAAACACTTTTTTCACATTTAGAGGTCACTTAGACACCAAACCGGCGGGGTGCCAATGCAGACGGGGGTTGTCTTGGTCACGCTTCCGATCAGTCGGCCACGGGAAGCGGCACCGCCACACCGGGTCATCTCGTGGGTTCTTTTCCGGGAGTAGAGGCCAACCCACAGGCTTGGAGAGACACACATGCCCGAACAATGTCAATGGCGCCATAAGGACGTTGCTTTTGAGCGATCACCCGCTACAATTGTCTTCTATTGACATCATATCATTATTGGCTGCAATAGCTTCTTCAAGGTGGAGTCTTGCGGGATGAGATTTAATGAGAATTAAGGCATGATGAATGATGCAAAacaccctttaaaggcctactgaaacccactactaccgaccaaattttaaatttcccgcgaagtgtcgtgttgaaaacgtcgcggtatgatgccgcgtgcgtttgacgtctcgggttttagcggacattattttccagcctgatccaagctataagtagtctgcttgaatcgcataattacacagtattctggacatctgtgttgctgaatctttgcaatttgttcaattaataatggagaagtcaaagtaaaaagatggagttgggaagcttttagccttcagccacacaaacacactgtgtttccgtgtttaaaattcccaaaggtgaagctttactatggatcagagcggtcaagcgaacatggatcccgactacatgtcaaccggcagttttcggtgagaaaattgtggtaataagtcggctcttaccggagatcagcggagcttctgtcctgttGGAGCTGCCGTAACTTCCCTCAGAGATTctgccgtcaacacacccgtggccacacccctctgactttcaggtactatttaactcactaaaacactagcaacacaataggcagagaagggatttcccagaaatatcctagtgactgtgtctaaaaacatctgaaacgctcccactgcaatcgccttttttttttcttttctagttcttcactctaaatatcctcatccacggatctttcatcctcgctcaaattaatggggaaattgtcattttctcggtccgaatagctctagctgctgctggctatgatgttaaacaatgtgaggatgtgaggagctccacaacccgtgacatcacgcacacatcgtctgctacttctgataaaggcaaggcttttttattagcgaccaaaagttgcgaactttatcatggatgttctctactaaatcctttcagcaaaaatatggcaatatcgcgaaatgatcaagtatgacacatagaatggacctgctatccccgtttgaataagaaaatctcatttcagtaggcctttaatagaaaCATCTACAAGTCGTACCTTGTTGAAATTTTTGAAATAacgcttttattttgcaaaaaaaacacaatgGAAACACAGCTAGTCTGAGGAGTAAAAGTTGGCACTTTTTTGTATGAACTGTTACCAAGCATCACTTATGTGTGTCGCTAAAGTATCCACAACCTGTATGAAGTTGCTGTGCGGTAGTGCACGTCCATGTCAACGTCAGTCTTGATacgtagatagatggatggatggatggatggatggatggatggatggatggatggatggatggatggatagatagtactttgattccttcaggagcggTTCCTCTTAACAGcgtaatacagttttttttctgtaCGCAAGTTTGATACATGAGGCCTCCGGTCTGGTTTAACTGGTAGAATTTGAAAATAACAACTGGTACTGTGCACTCTTCTGCAGTAATGGCAGAAATGCCCATATGGCTTCCTTTGTGCACAACAGCACTATCTGCTGGAAGCAGTGGCTCACTGCACCGCCCGGCTCTAATTCAAGCAATAATACCAACTCGACAGACTCAAAATGAACCCAAATAAATCATTAAGGACGAGCGCGCTCTTACTTACCCACAGTGGAGAAGCGGACTGCAATGGGCGTCACTTTGCCGACGTGCTCGAACACCTTGGCCTTGCAGTAGCCAGTGATGTCGTGCGTTACCTCAAAGTACCCAAAAGCTCCTGTCAACGACATAAAAGAACATTATTTGTATCAAGTAATTGCTTTTTCTTTCCAAACCTAAATAATGTGGTAATATTTGCAGCAGTACTTTCTTAAATTTGCACACAAGTTTCCTATATAGAATGGAAATAGAAAAATATCTTTGTGGGTTTAAATGCCTTCTTTCAGCCTGATTCTTTATTAAGGAGAactgcattttttatttatttccctcatcattcacaatcctaatgtgagacgtatatttatttttgttgattctaaatatttaataaaaaacaggTAACAATACAGCAAATGTGGATCGACCTGCAATATATTGCCTATAAAGCGCTCCATTCTATTCCATGACCTGCTTTAAAAAGCTGTAGGGACATTGATATTGTAAGAGTTAATGCTGCCAAACTATTTATCTGGCGTAGTGAAGCAGCGCCTTGCTTACACTTCTCCGACGACTACTGGCGAGTAGTCAGCTACTCGCTGTTTTGAGCTGCTAACATTGGTTGCCTCCCGTCACAAAAAAAAGAGCAGCCTTACACTGCTTTGGCTGTATTGCCTTTAAGTGTGGGAATAAATAATTATAGGCTATAAATCAGGCCTCTTGCCTGTAACCCTGGAAAAAACGAGGGAATCACCAGTCTTAGAGATTATTCATTTAGTTGTTCTATCCAGTCTTAGAGATTGTTCACTTAGTTGTTCTATTaggtaaagaaaaaaaatccgataacagacatgacacaataCTATCATCATTTCAAACGGCAACGTACTTGCTTTAggaaacactaaaataaatcaaGCATATCAAATGGGGTAGTCAGtaacagttttatttttttttaattttcaagcagagtgaaaaaaatatgttttttagtaGAGGAAAGGCGGGCT
This genomic interval carries:
- the cat gene encoding catalase; translated protein: MADNRDKATDQMKIWMQKRCSQRPDQLTTGAGHPIGDKLNLQTAGARGPLLVQDVVFTDEMAHFDRERIPERVVHAKGAGAFGYFEVTHDITGYCKAKVFEHVGKVTPIAVRFSTVAGESGSADTVRDPRGFAVKFYTDEGNWDLTGNNTPIFFIKDAMLFPSFIHSQKRNPQTHMKDPDMVWDFWSLRPESLHQVSFLFSDRGLPDGFRHMNGYGSHTFKLVNADGELVYCKFHYKTDQGIKNMSVEEADRLVSTNPDYAIGDLFNAIANGNFPSWTFYIQVMTFEQAEKFQFNPFDLTKVWSHKEYPLIPVGKMVLNRNPVNYFAEVEQLAFDPSNMPPGIEASPDKMLQGRLFSYPDTHRHRLGANYLQIPVNCPYRARVANYQRDGPMCMFDNQGGAPNYYPNSFSAPDTQLQFVESKFKVSPDVARYNSEDEDNVTQVRTFYTQVLNEEERQRLCQNMAGALKGAQLFIQKRMVETLKAVHADYANRVQSLLNKYNAEAQKNNIHVYSRPGASAVTALSNM